Genomic segment of Ramlibacter henchirensis:
TTAACTCCTCATCCAACATCGAAAGCAGCGGTACGATCCTTGTAAGAGATTCCATTGCGGCGCTCCCACCAAGAGCCGCGGCAGAGTCGGTGATGGCGCGCACCTGAACCAGCACATCATGGAGCGCGACGTGGAAAGGCTTGAAGTCCGCAAGAAGCCGAAGATTTAGCCGCCGAAACATGTGATTCAAGAGCAACCAGCACTGGACGTTGAATAGTCTGTAGTGCAGCGGATTTTGTCGGTTGTCTTCTGCGGGCTGCGAGCCACTGTCCGTGAACTGCTGCCATAGTCGAGCTCTAGATCGCACGAAGCTGTTTGCCACCTCTTCGAAGTTACTCACGAATCGAGATAGCGCAAGAACCTGCAACTCATAGCAAGTACCGTGATTATTGGCGGCCTGCGCTTCGATTTTTCCCTGCGGACTGTTTTTGAGCCATCGCAGGTACCCCGTGCACCAATGCTGGACTCCAACCCAGATTTTACCCGCAATGCCTTCTCTGCAATGAAGAATCTGAAGGCCGTCTAAGAAATAATAGAGGTCCTTTGCGTCAATGATTCCATGTCCAGCCGCCTCGAATTGATCGTGGCCACGTCGCATTTGGCCAAAACGCAAATCTGGATGCATTGATTCGGGCCCAACAAACCAACTATCCAATACTGCTTCGGCCTTCGCTCGAAACTCAGCTTTTCCGGAAATTACACTCCCGAGACTCAATGCCGTGACGTCATCAAACACTTGCTGAAGGCGAGTGCTGTCGTACTGCAGGCTTTCAATGTGATCCAATGATGCCTCGGGGTTTCGGATTCCGTCGTGCCGGACATATGGGAGATCGGTGCCAGCAGCGTCAGGCCACCAGAATGGAGCGACGCTGTAGTAGTCTCGCTTGTCCTTGGACGGAGGGAGCCGAAGCTTGTCCAAAACACATGGAACTTCCTTCTGGAGGGCTTCTGCTGCTTTCCCTAAGATAGCTTCGCGAACGATGTCGGCTGCAGAACTCAGCCTTGAAATCCTTTGCGCGTCGTACAGGATTCCTTCCGTTGTATCGCTAGCAGCTCTTGCGCGCTCTGCAAGAACAGAAGCCAGAAAGTTTCTCACTGAAGTTCGTCTGGCGTTGCTCCTTCGTCGGATTCCTTGAACGCTCGGATCTGTGTCGAACTCATCACGCCCCGAACTCAATCTAGCCACCCAGCCAGCTTTCACCCAACGGCCAGCATCCGTTGACAAGGTCCAACGCTTGTTCTCCCATGGTTGGTAGGCCCAATCGTCCCACACACCAGGATATGAAATTCGGCGAAGAAATTCGACCTTTGAATATCGGCCATACCTCAGGTCACCGTCAAAACGCTCAAGCGCATCACTCCTGAAGATGATCTGCGGCTCTTCGAGCGCCTCACAGGTGAACGTAGGACTTAGGAGTTCATCGTTCCTGAGAACTCGCTCCATCGGGACGATGATGTATTTCTCGGTGGACGACCCGTCTATTGCCTCTAGAATCTTCTTCCAACCACTTGGGTGAATAAAGCAGTTGCCGTCCCATGGAAGTACCCATCCGAACGCATCACCGGTATCGAGTGCAACGTTCCGAGCACCGTTGACGTTCATCACGTATCTGTTGGAGTCATGGAATGCGTGGTCCAAGAGCAACGTGTAGCGATAATCATCAAGGATTTGACCGCACAGCAGCGGAGCAAAGTCGTCGGCAGAAAAATGCGGGAAGCTAGGTTGGAGTCCATCAAGAGCATCCCCTTCAAAAGGGATAACCAAAACGTCTTGAGCAGCGTCGTTAAGCATCTGCAACAGCTGCTGCTGCACTTCAGTATCCACCAAGCGGTTCAGTATCCATCTCTTCTGTACCCGTGGCAATGCGCTTTCGTTTCGCAAAATGAATTCCACGTTGCGGAGCGTCTGCTTGCGACAGTGTCGAGGGGGAAGGTCGTTACCCAAAATCCGGCACAACAGAACGTTTGCCGCTTGAGTCCTACCAAGGGCCAACTGACGAATTGATGAGTCAGTCTGCAATTTAGGATTCTTCACACTCAATCCTCTTGTTGCGCCGATCTGAAAATTAACCATTAGGGCAGCTTTCTGACGGAACGCGACCACATTGCCTGGCCCGCACGATCGTGGTGTCGGTATCGTCTTCCTTGCGGCCGCGGCCCCGCGGCACGCGCACCTGCTCCGGTCCACTCAGACCCGTACAGCACAGAAGGGGGCGGAAGGTGCCATTTCGTCGAAGCGCGCCTTGGATCCGCGTTAGTGAGTATCGCGCTCGTCCCTGTGAACGGGCTTCAGGTAAATAGCATTGGTGTACTGATGCCTATTTGGGCTGTCTCCTCCACAGGTGCCGCTACAGGTCGCGAGTCGACCTTGGGCAACACTGGGCTGCGACCAGGACGTGACAATGCCTCGGTAAATTCCGCCTTCAATAATCTCGCCAATAGGTCGAAGACGAGCATCGATAGAATTGCGGCCTCCGTGCTGCTCAAGCAGTTTTTGGAACTGCGCGTCCCTCTTTCGACGAGATCCTCGATACCAGCTAGCGAGGTAGCAGCATGGAAAAACTAGACCTTCAGCACTTATGTAGAGCTCGCGCTCAGTCTGTGCTTTACACTCGATCAAAGTCGTATCAAGATAGTTTGCGTAGCCATTTCGTTCAGATGCGATGCCGCCAAGTTCCGCGCTTGAGGCATTGCGAAGGCAAATATCGATGGGCGGCTCGATACTGTATATTGTCTTTCCACTTGTATCTTGGATGTCGAGAGCCGGGTGCAACTGTCCATCGAAGAAAAACCGCCCGGTCTTACGGAGTCTAAACTTCCGAAACCCCATCGTTCGAGCTAGCTCTTGCGCCTCAGAAATCTGGTGCTCGTTGTGACGAAAAACGATGAATTCCCAGTGTGCCGCTCCTCCAGCATCAATGAAAGCAGCCGCATTGGCCATAATCACGTTCCAATGTGTCCTCCGGCGGTAGAGGTGGTTTGTATCGCTCAGTCCGTCAATACCGAAGTGGCAGTGATCCAAAACACGCGCGAGCCTCTGCCACCAATCTGGCTTGCGCGCGCTTCCGTTTGTATTTAGTCCAAGTCGAATTTTCGGATTGACGGCTTTTAGATAAGTCAAGACTTCGAGTGTGTCTGGCGCAATTATTGGGTCACCATAGTTTCCGCATAGCCAAACTTGCTCAAGCTGTTCTATAAAATGAGGCGGCAGCATTCGCTGCACCTCCAAAAGTGTGAGATCAACCTGGGGGAGATCCGCAATCTGAAATCCGCCCCGTTCGTTTCGCGAACACATTGGACATGCAGCATTGCAACGCGTCGTCATCTCTAGATGAATGCGCCGGATATCAACTTGCGAGTACATAGCTCCGCCCCACTACAGCACGCTACACGGCTCAGTTAGCCGGGAAAATTTAACCAACAGTTCAGCAACATCGCTCTGATGAAAGCGCTTCGCACTTGCAACCGCTAGGCAAAGGTCCATCCCGGTCTGTAACGGCGTGATGCCTCCACGACGCTCCAATGACTTATCGATGCTCGCCATCCAAGTGTTCACTTCATTCGCATCCCAAATAAACGGATGCCGGGGCTGTATCCAAGGGGTTACGTCGGTCCGGTACAGAGGGATGTTGCGAGCAGCGAGCAACGAGAGAAGCAGTCGTCGCATGTACCTAGATGCACGCGCTCTGTATGCTGCCAAAAAAAGCGCTCGGCTATCGACGCCGCCAAATATCGAGCAAACGTTGTCTCCTGGGTCAAACGCCTTTTCTCCGCACCGAAAATCTTCATCGACCGCACGAAGCCAGCTTTCAAGAGACGCCGTCACACGTGGCGCCGCGACCAAACTGTGTGTTGGCATCGACACGTGTTCACTACGCTCTCGCTTCCAATCTGCACAATCTGAAAGTTCGTGCGAGACGAACTGCGTGCGATGTTTGTCCCGCGCCGTTAGTTCAGCGAGCTTATATGGCGTAACGTACCCGCCTATCCACTTAGTCATTCCGCCGTAAACTCCTCGTCGCTCAGAGCTCGCCCAGACATAAGCCGTAGGCGAATAGGCGGGGATCCAAGGACGCAACTGAAGAGCCAGGCAGCGGCCGTATTCGACCGTGGGTTGCATCTCACGGTTTGCGTGGTGCGCCTGGTTAGCGAAGATAAGGCACGCCGACACCAAATCAAACGTTAACGTTGCCTCGTGGCGCCGAAACCGGAATCCTCTCTCTAACGCAGGCTGAAGTACAGCGTCCTGAGTACCGTGAAATATCAGCCCTAAATCACCTAGCTCGGCTACTCCCTTCGAAAAACGAACGCGGCTACCCTGCCACTCAAGCCCCCACTCGCTTTTTATTAAGTTTGGCAATGCGTGAGCTCTGCCAGCAGCTACCGCATGCTCAAAGAATGGAGATTCGCACGCCGCCTTCGTACATAGGCGTGACGGTAGCGGTGCAACACCTACACGTCCGAGATCGAGACGATCTGCATCCCAACAAACTTGTGCGGTTAGGGGACCATCTCGTGTCCCCTTCGAGTGATGCTCACACGCAAAGGCTAAGACCTCAATGTCATTCGGCGCGAGCCGAATCAAACCACGACGAGCTAGCTCAATCGCATACGCAGCGGCACGCGGCCCGTGGTCGGGATCCGCTCCCTCCTTGTCGCGTTGCGAGTCATGAAGAATCGCAAACAACTCAACGACTGGCACTGAGGCGCCAAGGAGTTTGGCAAGGTGACGTCCGTTCTCCCAGACTCTTGCCCAGTGTCCAACGCCATGAGTACGATCTTGCCGAAGACGAAACCCCTCCAGAACATCTCGCAGAATTTCACGAAGGTCGTATCCCATTGCCCCGTGCACCGTGTCATCGACTGGATTGCTGCGGTCGGTGGCCGTTGGCGCAAAGTCACTTAAATTCCTTTGCTTCAAATTTAGACAGCCTCCCAACTGAGCAAGCAAGTCAACGAACGTCTCGCCTGAGAAGCGGCGCACTTCAGCGGAGACCCTGTTCCATGCTCGCGCCTTGACAATCAATATCGAGTCTTCAGCAGTGCCTAACAAGGCATCCGCGGAGTCGGACTGGATCCAGTCCACCAGAGCGGAGATCGAATCGGCGGAAGGCAAACCCCCGCTTGATGCAAGAACTAGATATGGAGCCCGCGTTTCGCAGGCTAGTGCATTAAGCAGTTCCGCAGGCCTCGTATCGAATGCGATTACGTCTGAAGCCGCAGCGCTGTCTGGTAACGGAAGAGGCGCGGAGACCCGACTAAGTTGGATAACTCGCGCGTCCAGTTGCGTGAACTCAGGGTGCTCAGCACACGCGCCGGGCGAAGGCGTCGTAACTCCGACAGCCACTTTCGGAACCGCGTAGCTCGTCACTTCGCTTTTTGAACTTCGAAAAGGCGGAAGCGGGCAAAGTTGCTCTCGCAAGTCTCGACTTTGAATAAAACCAGCGCGGCGGTCAGTTTCGTTGATCCCTTCAGGAGGCTCCTGGTGATACGCCACAGCCGCGGGAATGGGGATAAGATGGAAGCCTGCCAAGTAAGCTCTATAGCCGAACTCCCCATCCTCACCACCCCAAGATTGAAAGGATTCGCAAAACCCGCCTATTCGGAGGGCGGCTTCTCGCCTGAACGCAAGATTGCTACCAACAACAGCGCGAAACGGGGCATAGTCATTTCGCAGGTAGTCAGTGCGCCGATAGACCTCCATTCGCCAGTCTTCGGCGACACCTGCGCCGTTTTGTATCCACATCTCGTTCCGAGTTTGAATCACCGGAAGATGATCTTCAAAGTCGGGAGCCCTTAATATGTCCTCCGCGGTAATCGAATCAGTACAGGTGAAGCGCCGCATGCCGATCAGTAGCACCTGTTCGTACTCGAGCGAAGCGCTGTAGGCGCTCAGTAAACGTCTCGATGGGAGCATGTCGGATTGGAGCAGTACGATCCGATCGTGTTTTGCAGCGCGAACGCCTAAATTGCACACCGCGCTGAGGCGATGTCCAGCGTCTCGCTGTCGCACATGGATGACGTTCAGCCGGTCCTCGAATTTCCGGATAACCTCAGCCGTGTTATCTCCGCTGCCATCATCCGCGACGACGATCTCGAGACCTCCTACGGGCTTATATAAATGGGTCGCTGCCGCAAGGAACCGCTCCAGTTTTTCCGCTCTGTTGTACGTCGGAACCACCATCGAGATCGGTTGCACGCAACAAGCACTGTCGCCCAATCGAGCTGGAACGACGACTGAATAGTCGTTGCCGGCTCGGGGCCAACCGAATGCAACATCTTGACCCATGAGCAAACTCCTTGTGACGGTTGCTGTGACTAAGTGGCACTCCAAGTCCGCTAATCCGAACGCCAGCTAAGTCACGTGCGCACTACCACGAACCCAAGGCGTTCCGGAACGGCGCACGCCCCCAGCATCGCGGCACTATCACGTATTTGCAAGCGTGGGCGCAAGGGCCCGTTTGCTCTCTTTTTGTCAATCGGGCACATGTCGTCTTTTTACCGTTGCGTTCTGCGTGTTCGTCCCTTCGAACAAGAGGGAGCGAAGAGTCCAGCGGATGCGTCAGAAACTGGCGCTGGGCTGGCGTGAATTGAATCGATGCCATGATGCCGCTGGAGGAAGGTTACGAAGACGCTGGGCTTTGCTCCGACACGATATAGCAGGCAAGCCGTCATGTCGTCCATACTTGTTTGCCGCCATAGCTCTTCAAAGCGGCGCGTTGTTGTCGACCCAAGAGCTGGAGGCGTCTGCCGCTCGAGCGATCCACAATCGACGGGGTCCTCAATCATTGTGCGCATCGCGGCTCGCGTTTCGTCGAGACCTTGCTGTCATACCGAGACCTTGGATCCGTAACAAGAGCGAGTGGCGCCGCGCTCGTCGCGCTTTAGTAAACGGGGTGCGAATTGCAGAGCCTAGCCCAGCCAATCAACAACGCGTGTCTCAGCACGGACTTTTCTCTCTCAATGTCGCGCCGTCAGAGCGTTACCGACACAGCGCGGTGTTGAACCGATGGGCCGCAGCAATTCGACCCCGGTGCGCGCCTCTCGACCGGTGCGACGAACGCTGGTTTTCACTGCAGGCACCTAAAAGCGCAGTGCCAAAAGGGTGGCTTCTAGCCGATGCTGTGTGACACTTGCCGCGTGGAAGATGGAGATCGTCGCACCCGGTGGGGCAGCGTCTTGCCGTCGGAGACCGCCCCCGAGGTGGCCACCACATTGCGGATCTGCTGATCTTCGCGTCCGCGGCACATGCGCTTCATGCCGAAGTAACCACTGATTGCCCTTGCGGGACTGCTTCATCTCGGGGTCACGCTCGCCCTTGGTGTTCTTGGTTGAGCTGGGCATGATGAGCGTGGCGTCCACGATCGTGCCGGTGGCTCAGGCGAAAGCCCCGACTGCAGGTGTGCGCCAACGCGCTCGAAAAAGGCTGCCGGCCAAGTTCGTGGCGCTCCAGGAGACGGCGGAACTTGCAGATCGTTTTCATTCTGAGGATTGGCACCCACAGCAATAGTGCTTAGAACGAGCATCTGCCTTCCGCTTTGGAGACCCAGTCATGACCTACCGGGCGCCGCAGCCCGCCGCCATAATCGCTCTTGTTCTCGACTCGAATAACTGTTCATCGCACATGTAGTTGTGGGTCGTTGGCAGGTGGAAGCCACGGAAGGTGTCCTGCTGCTTGGCCGCCGTATGGGCACGGTATATCTTGGGCTCGCTGCAATGTGCTTTCTCGCGCTGCCTGCTGGAACACGCCCTGCAGCTCGAGTTCCTGCCGCTACGTCAATGCGGCCCACCACGGTGTGGATAAACTGACACCGACAGCCTTGAAGATCTCCTGCAACGGCGCGCTCATGCTGTCTGGATTTTTTGCTCGTACAGACGTGGGCGCACGTGCAACTCGGGCTGCGGGCGCGATTAGCGCAATTTCCACATCGCTGCGGCCCCACCTGGTCCAACAAGCGGGGCTGCTGCCAGTGCTCGCCGGAACACCCTCGGCGGCAGCGGCGGTGCTCGCCGCCTATGTGGTTAGATGCTTCGTTGCTGAGGCGCTGACCCGTCCGCGTACGCCGGGCGGCGTTCTCTGCCGAACCTAAAACGACTCAACCTGCGACTGATCCGTCAACTTAGTCCAGTCGTCCGTACCAAAGCACCGTGTCCACGCCCCTGTGCTATCGCCGCGCTCCCCCCTACCAACGAGGTAGGTGCGGTTCAATGGAATGCCCAAGACATGGCCGCAAATTTCATCCGACACAAAGCTCCAGTAACGGACGTCATAGTTCATTTCGAGTACTGTTCCGCCCGCTGCACCGATAAGCGTTCCCGTATGGCAGAACCACACGTCATCCCTGCGCTCATACTTCTTAGCTCCACCCTGCATGACGATCGTGTTCGACATATGTTCGGCTCGCGTCAAGCATGGATTGTCGGGTCCCACAGAATTCGAGTCGCGAGGTTTTGTTGCGGTGGCGACGATAGCGCCCATCGTGGTGCGTCTCGTCTCACCAGCATCGGACCACATGAACACGGCGTTTGCAACTATCCCCGGCGTATAGTCCGCTCGATTCAATCTGCCATCAAATAGGGAAGCAGCCAAGATCCCGCTAGCCCACGCATAGTAGTAATTCGCCTCATAGTAGGCGTCCTCTCCTTGGGAGCGAATCCGACATTCTCGGTTAAGAAGCTTCGTCCCGAGCAAAATGACGTCACTGGGTAAGGTGCGCGCCTTCTTACGAGGTCTTTGATATTGCCAGTACGATGTATCGTCCAGCGCAATTACTCTAATGCCTGAACCATTGGGAAGTGGCACTCGGGCGCCAAGTGTCTTCGAGGGCAGATATTCGGCGACCTGACTAAAAGTTTCACTAATTGCGCTCCCGCTGTGAACGGGCTGAGTCGCCAGTTGACTGTCAAAAAAGACCGGGGTGGTGTAGAAGAACGCCTTCAGGTACCCATCGATGTAAACCTCTCCCGTCGCACAATCAGGCGCGGAGAAGGTGCGCCTAAATTCCACCACGTGCAAATTGGCGTTTGCTACGGCCGAATAAAGAAGCAAGAGCACTAGCCTGAAGATGTGTCGAGCTGGCATCAAAACTCCGCCCTACAAGCTTGAAGTCACTGCTTCGTATACCAAGCGCTGCCCCAACCGGTGGCAGTTATGCCGGCAGGAAGGGGATCCTTAACACCACACGCCGACAGCGCGAACGAGACTAGGGTATTCGAGTTTCGAAGTTCGCCGACTCCGACGGTATACGGTTGGCATGTCTTCCCTGCAGCGTGCACGACTTGCATGATGCAGTTGGCTATGACACATGCCTTTTTTCCGTCGAGGGTCTTAGAGATGACGGTTGTGCCCTTCGGATCTGGAACATTGCCATCCGGTGAATAAACGGCAGCACCGCTGCCATCTGTTCCCAGTTTGCCGTGTGGTCCGATATATGGAACAACAACGCCCCACTTCGTTGCTACAGGGCAGGCGAACGGGTTGCCAACTGGCCCCGCCTC
This window contains:
- a CDS encoding alginate lyase family protein is translated as MKNPKLQTDSSIRQLALGRTQAANVLLCRILGNDLPPRHCRKQTLRNVEFILRNESALPRVQKRWILNRLVDTEVQQQLLQMLNDAAQDVLVIPFEGDALDGLQPSFPHFSADDFAPLLCGQILDDYRYTLLLDHAFHDSNRYVMNVNGARNVALDTGDAFGWVLPWDGNCFIHPSGWKKILEAIDGSSTEKYIIVPMERVLRNDELLSPTFTCEALEEPQIIFRSDALERFDGDLRYGRYSKVEFLRRISYPGVWDDWAYQPWENKRWTLSTDAGRWVKAGWVARLSSGRDEFDTDPSVQGIRRRSNARRTSVRNFLASVLAERARAASDTTEGILYDAQRISRLSSAADIVREAILGKAAEALQKEVPCVLDKLRLPPSKDKRDYYSVAPFWWPDAAGTDLPYVRHDGIRNPEASLDHIESLQYDSTRLQQVFDDVTALSLGSVISGKAEFRAKAEAVLDSWFVGPESMHPDLRFGQMRRGHDQFEAAGHGIIDAKDLYYFLDGLQILHCREGIAGKIWVGVQHWCTGYLRWLKNSPQGKIEAQAANNHGTCYELQVLALSRFVSNFEEVANSFVRSRARLWQQFTDSGSQPAEDNRQNPLHYRLFNVQCWLLLNHMFRRLNLRLLADFKPFHVALHDVLVQVRAITDSAAALGGSAAMESLTRIVPLLSMLDEELIYSQPVRDMKDAVARAIPCGSYLVLHPYFGIPPFWPLVSGGKS
- a CDS encoding glycosyltransferase, yielding MGQDVAFGWPRAGNDYSVVVPARLGDSACCVQPISMVVPTYNRAEKLERFLAAATHLYKPVGGLEIVVADDGSGDNTAEVIRKFEDRLNVIHVRQRDAGHRLSAVCNLGVRAAKHDRIVLLQSDMLPSRRLLSAYSASLEYEQVLLIGMRRFTCTDSITAEDILRAPDFEDHLPVIQTRNEMWIQNGAGVAEDWRMEVYRRTDYLRNDYAPFRAVVGSNLAFRREAALRIGGFCESFQSWGGEDGEFGYRAYLAGFHLIPIPAAVAYHQEPPEGINETDRRAGFIQSRDLREQLCPLPPFRSSKSEVTSYAVPKVAVGVTTPSPGACAEHPEFTQLDARVIQLSRVSAPLPLPDSAAASDVIAFDTRPAELLNALACETRAPYLVLASSGGLPSADSISALVDWIQSDSADALLGTAEDSILIVKARAWNRVSAEVRRFSGETFVDLLAQLGGCLNLKQRNLSDFAPTATDRSNPVDDTVHGAMGYDLREILRDVLEGFRLRQDRTHGVGHWARVWENGRHLAKLLGASVPVVELFAILHDSQRDKEGADPDHGPRAAAYAIELARRGLIRLAPNDIEVLAFACEHHSKGTRDGPLTAQVCWDADRLDLGRVGVAPLPSRLCTKAACESPFFEHAVAAGRAHALPNLIKSEWGLEWQGSRVRFSKGVAELGDLGLIFHGTQDAVLQPALERGFRFRRHEATLTFDLVSACLIFANQAHHANREMQPTVEYGRCLALQLRPWIPAYSPTAYVWASSERRGVYGGMTKWIGGYVTPYKLAELTARDKHRTQFVSHELSDCADWKRERSEHVSMPTHSLVAAPRVTASLESWLRAVDEDFRCGEKAFDPGDNVCSIFGGVDSRALFLAAYRARASRYMRRLLLSLLAARNIPLYRTDVTPWIQPRHPFIWDANEVNTWMASIDKSLERRGGITPLQTGMDLCLAVASAKRFHQSDVAELLVKFSRLTEPCSVL
- a CDS encoding radical SAM protein, with product MYSQVDIRRIHLEMTTRCNAACPMCSRNERGGFQIADLPQVDLTLLEVQRMLPPHFIEQLEQVWLCGNYGDPIIAPDTLEVLTYLKAVNPKIRLGLNTNGSARKPDWWQRLARVLDHCHFGIDGLSDTNHLYRRRTHWNVIMANAAAFIDAGGAAHWEFIVFRHNEHQISEAQELARTMGFRKFRLRKTGRFFFDGQLHPALDIQDTSGKTIYSIEPPIDICLRNASSAELGGIASERNGYANYLDTTLIECKAQTERELYISAEGLVFPCCYLASWYRGSRRKRDAQFQKLLEQHGGRNSIDARLRPIGEIIEGGIYRGIVTSWSQPSVAQGRLATCSGTCGGDSPNRHQYTNAIYLKPVHRDERDTH